In a single window of the Leptospira sanjuanensis genome:
- the atpB gene encoding F0F1 ATP synthase subunit A produces the protein MNLNKTSFMTKKFIFFAFLIVLLQFPIFASEESSHEAAFDLNEVIVHHLMDNAEFPLNFGGIQVFEGETGFDPSASAIFTDHETGKRFHYVGGFDMHITKRVTMMWIVAFLLFIIFIPAARIIAKNPLKIQSRFANTVEVFVNFLRKDIVDESMHGHGHGYYHYIFTLFFFILFCNLMGLVPSVGELLVVGKEYGAIAATKIGLITPVPDQLIAAHGGHGSHHEAPLAAKIWSGITVTGDISVTMTLALLTMFLIYTAGFIYQGPKFIWHSVPNGVPLPLYLIMWPLEFIVSPMAKTFALTVRLLANMTAGHVIILALMGFIFQFQSWGIVPVSVIGSGLIYVLEIFVAFLQAYIFVLLTSLFVGLSMHRH, from the coding sequence ATGAATCTTAACAAGACTTCTTTTATGACAAAAAAGTTTATCTTCTTTGCTTTCTTAATCGTATTACTTCAATTCCCGATTTTTGCATCCGAGGAATCTTCTCACGAAGCAGCCTTCGATCTAAACGAAGTCATCGTTCATCACTTGATGGACAACGCCGAGTTCCCGCTCAATTTCGGAGGGATTCAGGTTTTCGAGGGAGAGACCGGTTTTGATCCTTCTGCTTCGGCGATCTTTACCGACCACGAAACCGGAAAACGTTTCCACTACGTGGGCGGATTCGATATGCACATTACGAAACGCGTCACGATGATGTGGATCGTAGCCTTTCTTCTTTTTATCATCTTTATTCCTGCGGCGAGAATCATCGCAAAGAATCCTCTGAAGATTCAGTCCCGTTTCGCAAACACGGTCGAAGTGTTCGTAAACTTCTTACGTAAGGACATCGTAGACGAAAGTATGCACGGACACGGTCACGGCTACTATCACTACATCTTCACTCTGTTCTTCTTTATCTTATTTTGTAACTTGATGGGGCTGGTTCCTTCCGTCGGCGAGTTGCTCGTTGTCGGTAAAGAATACGGAGCGATTGCGGCGACTAAGATCGGTTTGATCACGCCCGTTCCCGACCAGTTGATTGCGGCGCACGGCGGACACGGTTCACATCACGAAGCGCCTCTCGCCGCAAAGATCTGGAGCGGTATCACCGTAACCGGAGATATTTCCGTAACGATGACGCTTGCGCTTCTTACCATGTTCTTAATTTATACCGCCGGTTTCATTTATCAAGGACCGAAGTTCATCTGGCATTCCGTTCCAAACGGAGTTCCTCTTCCGCTCTATTTGATCATGTGGCCTTTGGAGTTCATCGTTTCTCCGATGGCAAAAACATTCGCACTTACCGTGCGTCTTTTGGCGAACATGACCGCGGGACACGTTATCATTCTCGCTTTGATGGGTTTTATCTTTCAGTTTCAGTCTTGGGGAATCGTTCCCGTTTCGGTGATCGGTTCGGGACTCATCTACGTCTTGGAAATCTTCGTGGCTTTCCTTCAGGCGTATATTTTCGTATTGCTTACTTCCTTATTCGTGGGATTAAGCATGCATAGGCATTGA
- a CDS encoding ATP synthase F0 subunit C, translating to MEFGLGYIGVGIAAGVAILGAALGIGRIGGSATEGISRQPEAGGKIQTAMIIAAALIEGAALFALVIAFQAAGTLNEGLKATVANQTKASATAATEEKGK from the coding sequence ATGGAATTTGGATTAGGATATATCGGTGTGGGTATCGCGGCTGGAGTCGCAATTCTCGGAGCAGCTCTCGGAATCGGAAGAATCGGTGGTTCTGCTACTGAAGGTATTTCAAGACAACCGGAAGCTGGCGGAAAAATTCAAACTGCAATGATTATCGCTGCAGCTCTTATCGAAGGTGCCGCTCTGTTCGCTCTCGTGATCGCTTTCCAAGCTGCGGGAACTCTGAACGAAGGTCTGAAAGCTACCGTTGCGAACCAAACTAAAGCTTCTGCAACTGCAGCAACCGAAGAAAAAGGAAAGTAA
- a CDS encoding F0F1 ATP synthase subunit B translates to MVLLAAKGLSLLDVNPGLVVWTLVTFLVVVLVLKKFAWDVILNALDERAETVQNDIKKASELRSEAEALLKDYEARLNSAKDEANAMIAEAKSDALKLKNKLLEETNQEVKAQKEQAVKEIELAKGKALEQLQSQLVDMTISVAGKVLEKQLKSEDYKAFVENELDKLKKLSA, encoded by the coding sequence TTGGTACTCTTAGCTGCTAAGGGATTAAGCCTCCTAGATGTGAACCCGGGTCTGGTAGTCTGGACTCTGGTTACCTTTCTAGTCGTAGTCTTAGTTCTGAAAAAGTTTGCCTGGGATGTAATTCTGAATGCTCTCGACGAAAGAGCCGAAACCGTTCAGAACGATATCAAAAAGGCCTCAGAACTCCGTTCGGAAGCGGAAGCTCTTCTGAAGGATTACGAAGCTAGGTTGAACTCTGCGAAAGACGAAGCAAATGCGATGATCGCCGAAGCCAAGTCCGATGCTCTGAAACTGAAGAACAAACTCTTGGAAGAAACAAACCAAGAAGTGAAAGCTCAGAAAGAACAGGCAGTGAAAGAGATCGAACTCGCGAAAGGCAAAGCTCTGGAACAACTGCAATCCCAGCTCGTCGATATGACGATCTCCGTTGCGGGTAAAGTTTTGGAAAAACAACTCAAAAGCGAAGACTACAAAGCTTTCGTTGAAAACGAACTAGACAAACTCAAAAAACTGAGCGCATAA
- a CDS encoding TPR end-of-group domain-containing protein → MNLKRIFLIFFAGTGIGFFVNCALLFPVETATERWRSSVQKLERSSGQDRRLAEKEYVTHLESFQGDSIETKESLRNFILAETASRFNSQIAQKDWAAAAFIASIYAETIPFLGIGDITIKGTKSGNLYSAREYFVADLIAYTGESKDDRFLPLIQKMIPNPIGDARLAFNLACLHALNGNKQEMLQYMKIALFLGKETVDFENDSDFNAFRSDPDFIKMIWDGPALNPSLIPPASKPNLSSPKR, encoded by the coding sequence ATGAATCTAAAACGTATTTTTCTAATATTCTTCGCGGGAACCGGAATCGGATTCTTTGTCAACTGTGCGCTCTTGTTTCCGGTTGAAACCGCGACGGAACGTTGGCGGAGTTCCGTCCAAAAATTGGAGCGGTCTTCCGGCCAAGACCGAAGACTCGCCGAAAAAGAATACGTTACTCATCTCGAAAGTTTTCAAGGGGATTCGATCGAAACCAAGGAATCGCTTCGAAACTTTATTCTCGCCGAAACCGCGAGTCGATTCAATTCGCAGATCGCACAAAAGGATTGGGCAGCCGCGGCGTTCATCGCTTCGATTTATGCCGAAACGATTCCGTTTTTAGGAATCGGGGATATTACGATCAAAGGAACCAAAAGCGGAAATCTTTATTCCGCACGCGAATACTTTGTCGCGGACCTGATTGCGTATACGGGAGAAAGCAAGGACGATCGTTTTCTTCCTCTCATTCAAAAGATGATTCCGAATCCGATCGGCGATGCAAGGCTCGCGTTCAATCTCGCTTGTCTGCACGCATTGAACGGAAACAAACAAGAAATGCTGCAATACATGAAGATCGCTTTGTTTCTAGGAAAAGAAACCGTGGACTTTGAAAACGACTCCGACTTTAACGCGTTTCGTTCCGATCCCGATTTCATCAAAATGATTTGGGATGGTCCCGCCTTGAATCCTTCCTTGATTCCGCCGGCTTCGAAACCGAATCTTTCATCTCCAAAACGTTAA
- the atpA gene encoding F0F1 ATP synthase subunit alpha, whose translation MKIKTDEITSVLKQEILNYKKDLSVEEVGTVLEIGDGIARVYGLKNVMSGEMVEFQNGIFGQAFNLEDNSVGVVVYGDYLAIQEGFTVKRTNRILEVPVGPELLGRVVNPLGEPLDGKGPINAKLTRPVESPAPGIAMRQPVGEPMQTGIKAIDAMIPVGRGQRELIIGDRGTGKTSIALDTIINQKGAGVICVYVAIGQKASTVASTVEMLRNKGALEYTIVVSATAAEPAPLQYIAPYSGCSMAEYFMYNEKKATLVVYDDLSKQAVAYRQMSLLLRRPPGREAYPGDVFYLHSRLLERAAKLDDKYGAGSLTALPIIETQEGEVSAYIPTNVISITDGQIYLQSNLFASGFRPAVDVGISVSRVGSAAQIKAMKQVAGKMKLELAQFRDLEAFAQLGTELDPATQAQLDRGNRIVQMLKQPVSSPYPVEEQVVEIFAVTRGFMDKIPVARVQEYGKFLLTTIKEKYSEVLDAIRKEKKISDEEKLGEVLSAVAEEFLRKH comes from the coding sequence ATGAAAATTAAAACAGACGAAATTACGTCCGTTCTCAAACAGGAAATTTTAAATTATAAGAAAGACCTCAGCGTAGAAGAAGTCGGAACGGTCCTCGAGATCGGTGACGGTATCGCTCGGGTTTACGGACTCAAAAACGTGATGTCCGGAGAGATGGTCGAGTTCCAAAACGGAATCTTCGGTCAGGCGTTCAACCTCGAAGACAACTCCGTAGGTGTGGTCGTTTACGGAGATTATCTCGCAATCCAAGAAGGATTCACCGTAAAAAGAACGAACCGCATTCTCGAAGTTCCGGTAGGACCGGAGCTTCTGGGCCGCGTAGTAAACCCGTTAGGTGAACCCCTCGACGGAAAAGGGCCGATCAACGCAAAACTTACCAGACCCGTTGAATCTCCCGCTCCTGGAATCGCGATGAGACAACCCGTAGGCGAACCGATGCAAACAGGAATCAAAGCGATCGACGCGATGATCCCCGTCGGACGCGGACAGAGAGAGCTCATCATCGGTGACCGTGGAACCGGAAAAACTTCCATCGCACTCGATACGATCATCAACCAAAAAGGCGCGGGTGTTATCTGCGTTTACGTTGCGATCGGACAAAAAGCTTCCACAGTCGCTTCCACAGTTGAAATGCTCCGCAACAAAGGCGCACTCGAATATACGATCGTGGTTTCCGCGACTGCCGCTGAACCCGCTCCGCTTCAATACATCGCTCCTTACTCCGGATGTAGCATGGCGGAATACTTTATGTATAACGAAAAGAAAGCGACTCTCGTAGTTTACGATGACCTTTCTAAACAAGCGGTTGCCTATCGTCAGATGTCTCTTCTGCTTCGTCGTCCTCCGGGTCGTGAAGCGTATCCCGGAGACGTATTCTACCTTCACTCAAGACTTCTCGAAAGAGCGGCTAAACTCGACGACAAATACGGAGCCGGGTCTTTGACTGCGCTTCCGATCATCGAGACTCAAGAAGGTGAGGTTTCCGCATACATTCCGACTAACGTGATTTCGATCACCGACGGACAGATTTATCTCCAGTCCAACTTGTTCGCATCCGGTTTCCGTCCTGCGGTGGACGTGGGGATTTCGGTTTCCCGCGTCGGTTCCGCGGCGCAGATCAAAGCGATGAAACAAGTCGCCGGTAAGATGAAACTCGAACTCGCGCAGTTCCGCGACCTCGAAGCATTCGCTCAGCTTGGAACCGAACTCGATCCAGCGACCCAAGCGCAGTTGGATCGCGGAAACAGAATCGTTCAGATGCTCAAGCAGCCCGTTTCTTCTCCGTATCCTGTGGAAGAACAAGTCGTGGAAATTTTCGCGGTAACGCGCGGATTTATGGATAAGATTCCGGTCGCAAGAGTTCAAGAATACGGAAAGTTTCTCTTGACCACGATCAAAGAAAAATACTCCGAAGTATTGGATGCAATCCGCAAAGAAAAGAAAATCTCCGACGAAGAAAAACTCGGCGAAGTTCTGAGCGCAGTAGCGGAAGAATTCTTAAGAAAGCACTGA
- a CDS encoding LytR/AlgR family response regulator transcription factor has product MKDLLYSVLIVEDEAPARELLRKYLEEWTSFRIDAVAGNGRQALEVLERKNFDLVFLDVNLPEKSGIQVLEEKGKPAPALVFTTAYRDHALRAFEAGALDYLLKPYSRERFRETMTRVEEFLSVRKKGNKAEAFLFFRESGILHRLSLSKLLYLTANGKKCVLHSTDKDHETPKLLGDLEEELPGDRFVRIHKKYILNLEYISGMKSNAGGGYEVFLNDEDETVLPVGREYVSVLKEKFRENVN; this is encoded by the coding sequence ATGAAAGATTTATTATATTCTGTTTTGATTGTGGAGGACGAGGCTCCTGCCAGGGAGCTCCTCCGCAAATATCTGGAAGAATGGACTTCCTTTAGGATCGATGCCGTTGCCGGTAACGGCCGTCAAGCGCTCGAGGTTTTGGAACGGAAGAATTTCGATCTTGTCTTTCTCGACGTGAATCTACCCGAAAAATCGGGGATTCAGGTTTTGGAGGAGAAGGGCAAACCCGCTCCGGCGCTCGTGTTTACGACGGCGTATCGGGATCACGCGTTGCGCGCCTTCGAGGCGGGCGCTTTGGATTATCTGTTAAAGCCGTATTCCCGCGAACGTTTTCGTGAGACGATGACCCGAGTCGAGGAATTTCTATCCGTCCGCAAAAAAGGAAACAAGGCCGAAGCCTTTTTGTTTTTCCGGGAATCGGGTATTTTGCACCGTCTCAGCCTTTCCAAACTTTTGTATCTGACGGCAAACGGAAAAAAATGCGTGTTGCACAGCACGGACAAGGATCATGAAACTCCGAAACTTCTGGGGGATTTGGAAGAGGAACTTCCGGGAGATCGTTTCGTGAGAATTCATAAAAAGTATATTCTTAATTTGGAATATATTTCGGGGATGAAATCGAACGCGGGCGGAGGATACGAGGTGTTTCTGAACGACGAGGACGAAACGGTTCTTCCCGTCGGAAGGGAATACGTTTCCGTATTAAAGGAAAAATTCCGAGAAAACGTGAACTAA
- a CDS encoding sensor histidine kinase: MNSGKRIRWFKLFFWFSINTVIGTMNALLIAHNSESPFWKVFLATQITTHFVCGIVEMTVESLNSSGQKHGFIKSGVILILASCFAAIVGVAAGGILHAIALTDETPGKHHGGSYNILLSSLILALFISVLEKSMQILIEKKKESESALKELHYAALQSRMDPHYLFNTLNTIHALLEIDPSRADRAILLLSDSYRFLTERHSERLVSFREEWEFTRNYLELQKIRFADFMELRMESKGDFSGISIPPLSIQPLVENSFKHSVNSGDVQRKICVSAEIKNGKIRISIEDNGTISTSRRQYSGPGGGFGMQAIRSTLRNIQARLDYNFRDAILKLEEGETGGTTVLLEYSV; this comes from the coding sequence ATGAACTCCGGTAAGCGCATACGCTGGTTTAAACTTTTTTTCTGGTTCTCCATAAACACCGTCATCGGAACCATGAACGCCCTTTTGATCGCGCACAATTCCGAGTCTCCCTTTTGGAAAGTCTTTCTCGCTACCCAGATCACCACACATTTCGTTTGCGGGATCGTGGAGATGACCGTGGAGTCCTTGAATTCTTCCGGACAAAAACACGGATTTATAAAATCCGGCGTTATCTTAATATTAGCGTCTTGTTTTGCGGCGATCGTGGGAGTTGCCGCCGGAGGAATTCTTCACGCGATCGCGTTGACCGATGAAACGCCGGGGAAACATCACGGCGGTTCGTACAATATCCTTTTGAGTTCCCTGATCCTCGCGCTCTTTATCTCCGTATTGGAAAAATCCATGCAGATTCTCATCGAAAAGAAGAAGGAATCCGAAAGCGCGCTCAAGGAACTTCACTACGCCGCGCTTCAATCGAGGATGGACCCGCATTATCTATTCAATACTTTGAATACGATTCACGCTCTTTTGGAAATCGATCCCTCGAGGGCGGATCGTGCGATTCTTCTTTTATCGGATTCGTATCGCTTTTTAACCGAAAGACATTCCGAAAGACTCGTTTCGTTTCGGGAAGAATGGGAATTTACGAGAAACTATCTCGAACTTCAGAAGATCCGCTTCGCCGATTTTATGGAGCTTAGAATGGAAAGCAAAGGGGACTTTTCCGGAATTTCGATTCCTCCTTTGTCGATTCAGCCTTTGGTCGAGAACAGTTTCAAACATTCCGTAAATTCCGGAGACGTTCAGAGGAAGATCTGCGTAAGCGCGGAGATTAAAAACGGAAAGATACGGATTTCGATCGAGGACAACGGAACGATTTCCACGTCGAGAAGACAGTATTCCGGGCCCGGGGGAGGATTCGGAATGCAGGCGATAAGAAGCACTTTGAGAAACATTCAGGCGAGACTGGATTACAATTTCCGGGACGCCATATTAAAATTGGAAGAAGGGGAGACCGGAGGGACCACGGTTCTTTTGGAATATTCCGTATGA
- a CDS encoding aldolase/citrate lyase family protein, translating to MKEQIDRKLIELRRTLVSLTDQYPICGLKGGTETEDMDADEIRILHLAAKDLVPVTVKIGGPEARTDIRMLVKEEIEGICAPMIESSYALKNFIQTLKSMLTPVNYGKVSKSINLETITGYKNLMEIADSRPFEDLDQVTAARSDLSASMGLIPDDEEVMRVTKNIVYLSRERGKRTSVGGTITKSNFRKVAEVIGPDLINSRHVVVNTSEALKKNPEEVAEAMLFFEIELYDLFSVLKPEKAFSYKNRMETNRERIGARKVLYSIR from the coding sequence GTGAAAGAGCAGATAGACCGTAAACTCATCGAACTCAGAAGAACCCTCGTTTCTCTTACCGATCAGTATCCGATTTGCGGACTGAAAGGCGGCACCGAAACGGAGGATATGGACGCGGATGAAATCCGAATTCTCCATTTAGCGGCTAAGGATCTGGTTCCGGTCACCGTTAAAATCGGCGGCCCCGAAGCGAGGACGGATATCCGTATGCTCGTCAAAGAGGAGATCGAAGGAATCTGCGCTCCTATGATCGAATCCTCATACGCACTCAAAAATTTTATTCAGACATTGAAAAGCATGCTTACTCCCGTGAACTACGGCAAGGTTTCCAAGTCGATCAATTTGGAAACGATCACGGGTTATAAAAATCTGATGGAGATCGCGGATTCACGTCCTTTCGAGGATTTGGATCAAGTCACCGCGGCTCGCTCCGATCTCTCCGCTTCCATGGGTTTGATTCCGGACGACGAAGAAGTGATGCGGGTCACGAAGAACATCGTATATCTTTCCAGAGAAAGAGGAAAACGTACTTCCGTCGGAGGAACGATCACGAAGTCCAATTTCAGAAAGGTCGCCGAAGTCATCGGTCCCGACCTTATCAATTCAAGACACGTAGTCGTAAATACATCGGAAGCTTTGAAAAAGAATCCGGAAGAAGTCGCGGAAGCGATGCTCTTCTTTGAGATCGAACTCTACGATCTATTCTCCGTTTTAAAACCCGAAAAGGCGTTCTCTTATAAAAACAGAATGGAAACCAATCGGGAAAGAATCGGAGCCAGAAAGGTTCTCTACTCGATCCGATAA
- a CDS encoding TetR/AcrR family transcriptional regulator: MAKDTRDLILKTSLKLFSEQGYHGTTMRQVASKAGMSLGLAYRYFDSKEAILEGIIESHDKILKRYVTDEVVSNPSTEDLIQLVSESIITLVKENEEYLRLYWNLMLQPKIHRLKRRNIHLVNMIFFETSKKTIRAVKPNYTEFEIKNLASTTIGYMINYLTNKKEFSLDDFRNYLVYTLKNT; this comes from the coding sequence ATGGCGAAAGACACCCGGGATCTGATCCTAAAAACTTCCCTTAAACTTTTTTCTGAACAAGGTTATCACGGAACCACGATGAGACAGGTCGCTTCGAAGGCGGGAATGTCTCTCGGGCTCGCGTATCGCTATTTCGACTCGAAAGAAGCGATCCTGGAAGGGATCATCGAATCGCATGATAAAATTCTAAAGCGATACGTCACGGACGAGGTGGTTTCCAATCCGAGCACGGAGGATCTGATCCAGCTCGTTTCGGAAAGTATCATCACCCTTGTGAAGGAAAACGAGGAATATCTCCGTTTGTATTGGAATCTGATGCTTCAACCGAAGATCCACAGACTCAAACGAAGAAACATTCACCTCGTGAATATGATCTTTTTTGAAACTTCCAAAAAGACGATCCGCGCCGTTAAACCGAACTACACCGAATTCGAGATCAAAAACCTCGCTTCGACTACGATCGGTTACATGATCAATTATCTTACCAACAAGAAAGAATTCTCCCTCGACGACTTTCGGAACTATCTCGTTTACACGCTGAAGAATACATAG
- the atpH gene encoding ATP synthase F1 subunit delta gives MNDSGVSKIYASALLGASSAPEEVEQELADLVQLLFQEEKIRNFFLSPTVSIEEKETILVKNLRGKVSETTLNFLGVLLNKGRFISFPDIQKQFTEELDKKKGRVRAQVRSYPSLEPSQITKLESILSEKFKSQFILEVSEDKSLLGGFVVQFNDLKIEKSIASQLKEIKKAMLEKKLPVGAIYEN, from the coding sequence ATGAACGACTCCGGTGTCTCGAAAATATACGCGTCCGCCCTTTTGGGAGCGAGTTCCGCTCCGGAAGAAGTGGAACAAGAACTCGCGGATTTAGTTCAGCTTCTTTTTCAAGAGGAAAAGATCAGGAATTTCTTTCTTTCTCCGACCGTATCGATCGAGGAGAAGGAAACGATTCTTGTAAAAAATCTCCGGGGAAAAGTTTCAGAGACGACTTTGAACTTTCTCGGAGTGCTTTTAAACAAGGGAAGATTTATCAGTTTCCCGGACATTCAAAAGCAGTTTACGGAAGAGCTGGATAAGAAGAAAGGAAGAGTTCGCGCGCAAGTAAGAAGTTATCCTTCTTTAGAACCTTCTCAAATCACCAAACTCGAATCCATACTTTCGGAAAAATTCAAATCGCAATTCATTCTGGAAGTCTCGGAAGATAAGTCTCTTCTGGGCGGATTTGTCGTACAATTCAATGACTTAAAAATCGAAAAGTCAATCGCTTCCCAGCTCAAGGAAATCAAGAAAGCCATGCTGGAAAAGAAATTACCGGTTGGAGCCATCTATGAAAATTAA
- the lepB gene encoding signal peptidase I, producing MQEPEVKTKDSSSGEESPISSTFSFILIVILVFAFKSSVLDANNIPSGSMIPTLKIGDFLFVNKMRYSVRMPFTEAELFRIDDPKRGDIVTFAPPLRALSLGDSRDGFFAKRYVKRVIGLPGDTIRITSKFLSTKKGNVNYSVIEYKEKGSETFQNYEPVEVEEGDVLGDLDNLYAPTRTLFQEKKPGFEHYVLEGYEEDRKRLDGYECNFSIGCEIPENQYMVVGDNRDDSHDSRAWGFVKREDILGKALVIYFSINWKDNVCEYKNGKELSEKGPEFAERYQGEELVKNCHPSEIGLIREESKLGWIERTLRYRIWRMEVRWNRIGKILR from the coding sequence ATGCAGGAACCCGAGGTAAAAACAAAGGATTCTTCCTCCGGGGAAGAATCTCCCATCAGCTCTACTTTTTCCTTTATTCTGATCGTGATCCTGGTATTTGCCTTCAAATCCTCGGTTTTAGACGCGAATAATATCCCATCGGGATCGATGATCCCCACCTTAAAAATCGGGGATTTTCTCTTTGTAAACAAGATGAGATACTCGGTTCGGATGCCGTTCACCGAAGCGGAGCTCTTTCGGATCGACGATCCGAAACGCGGAGACATCGTAACCTTCGCACCGCCGTTGCGCGCTCTGAGTTTGGGCGACAGCCGGGACGGATTCTTTGCAAAGCGCTACGTCAAGCGGGTCATCGGATTGCCGGGCGATACGATTCGAATCACCTCTAAATTTCTTTCCACAAAGAAGGGAAACGTGAACTACTCCGTGATCGAATACAAGGAGAAGGGATCGGAAACGTTTCAAAACTACGAACCGGTAGAAGTGGAAGAGGGGGACGTCCTCGGTGATTTGGACAATCTTTACGCGCCGACCAGAACCTTGTTTCAGGAAAAAAAGCCAGGATTTGAACACTACGTGCTCGAAGGCTACGAAGAAGACAGAAAACGCCTCGACGGTTACGAATGTAATTTTTCGATCGGGTGCGAAATTCCCGAAAATCAATACATGGTCGTGGGAGATAACCGGGACGATTCTCACGATTCCCGCGCTTGGGGATTCGTAAAACGGGAGGACATTCTCGGAAAAGCGCTCGTCATTTATTTTTCCATCAACTGGAAGGACAACGTCTGCGAGTATAAAAACGGAAAGGAACTTTCCGAAAAAGGCCCGGAGTTCGCGGAACGGTATCAAGGCGAAGAACTCGTAAAAAACTGTCATCCTTCCGAGATCGGTTTAATCCGCGAAGAAAGCAAACTTGGCTGGATCGAACGCACGCTTCGTTATAGAATCTGGAGAATGGAAGTGCGCTGGAATCGAATCGGCAAGATTCTGCGTTAG
- the corA gene encoding magnesium/cobalt transporter CorA, whose amino-acid sequence MKRILLTESFPEGGQEKTVAGPCEVLLEAGDKPAAIPELEWLCSKGLVWIDLDSTEGEDLDFLARECNFHPLAIEDCINKNQRPKLEEYGSYIFIVLHRFQYDADKKILRSNEIHIFYNEKFVVTVHQKEEPLIEQLRSRCMTQGNPLSRGTDQILYMLFDQTVDSNFPILDKMSEEIVRIEAQILVNQDSQQTIAGILFLKRNLTRIRRVLSPQREIVNSLIRRDGNFLSPKIQIYFRDVYDHLNRLYETIDMDRDLLGNTMDAYFSVISQRTNDVVKRLTLISLIFMPLTFLTGFFGMNFTAIPYDSVPFLFFTVAGAALIPPGMIYWFRKKHWFRD is encoded by the coding sequence TTGAAACGAATCTTACTCACGGAATCCTTTCCCGAAGGCGGTCAGGAAAAAACGGTGGCCGGTCCTTGCGAAGTTCTTTTGGAAGCGGGCGACAAACCGGCGGCAATTCCCGAACTCGAATGGCTTTGCAGCAAAGGACTCGTTTGGATCGATTTGGATTCGACGGAAGGAGAAGATCTCGATTTTCTTGCGAGAGAATGCAACTTTCACCCGCTCGCGATCGAAGATTGCATCAACAAAAACCAAAGACCGAAACTGGAAGAATACGGTTCGTATATCTTTATCGTTCTACATCGTTTTCAATACGACGCGGACAAAAAAATTCTCCGAAGCAACGAGATCCATATCTTTTATAACGAGAAGTTCGTGGTAACCGTTCATCAAAAGGAGGAACCGTTGATCGAACAACTGCGATCGCGTTGTATGACACAGGGCAATCCTCTTTCCCGGGGAACCGATCAGATTCTGTATATGCTTTTCGATCAAACGGTGGATTCCAACTTTCCGATCCTCGATAAGATGAGCGAGGAAATCGTACGGATCGAAGCGCAGATCCTCGTAAACCAAGACAGCCAACAGACGATTGCGGGTATTCTCTTTTTAAAACGGAATCTTACGCGCATTCGAAGGGTTCTTTCCCCGCAACGCGAAATTGTGAACAGTTTAATCCGAAGAGACGGCAATTTTTTAAGTCCCAAGATTCAGATCTATTTCCGGGACGTTTACGATCATTTGAACAGGCTGTACGAAACGATCGATATGGATCGGGATCTTTTGGGAAACACGATGGACGCGTATTTTTCGGTGATCTCCCAAAGAACGAACGACGTCGTTAAGCGACTTACGTTGATCAGTTTGATCTTTATGCCTCTGACCTTTCTTACCGGATTTTTCGGAATGAACTTCACCGCCATTCCCTATGACAGCGTCCCGTTCTTATTCTTTACGGTCGCAGGCGCGGCTTTGATCCCTCCGGGAATGATATATTGGTTTCGAAAGAAACACTGGTTCCGGGATTAG
- a CDS encoding AtpZ/AtpI family protein has product MSEKNLEPSGKEESSGKENDPSGFQKESKSKEKEISPWEFAGLGMEFAVIVVGSVYLGNYLDTKFHSSPFGLLGACLLGFSYGIYYIIYRTTLKK; this is encoded by the coding sequence ATGTCTGAGAAAAATTTAGAACCGTCCGGAAAAGAAGAATCCTCCGGCAAGGAAAACGATCCTTCCGGATTTCAAAAGGAATCTAAATCGAAGGAAAAAGAAATTTCTCCCTGGGAATTTGCGGGTCTTGGAATGGAATTCGCGGTGATTGTCGTCGGTTCGGTATATCTTGGAAATTATTTGGATACGAAGTTTCATTCTTCTCCGTTCGGTTTGCTCGGAGCTTGCCTTCTCGGATTCTCCTACGGAATTTACTACATCATTTATAGAACGACACTGAAGAAGTAG